From the genome of Muricauda sp. SCSIO 64092, one region includes:
- the galK gene encoding galactokinase produces MAIELRISSPGRINLIGEHVDYNDGFVLPAAIDKCIYFKLRKNGSANRCTIKSKGFESILVVDLDHLSQGTEGWHNYVLGVLHEMGKLSNGLRGFDCTMESKVPIGSGVSSSAALECGLAFGLNELFDLGLDKWQLIKLGQRAEHNFVGTKCGIMDQFASIMGKKNHVMLLDCRSLDFEYIPIDINPYRLLLLNTNVSHKLSTGEYNVRKQQCEDGLEVVAEKFGIGKSFRNVTEKMLEDCQEELGETLFNRCSYIVQENKRVLQAVNALRKGNLVKMGLLMYDTHEGLRKKFEVSCPELDFLVDFSKTKEQVLGARMMGGGFGGCTLNIIHKSAVDSYVKEASKAYKKAFNIELSHFITLPSEGTSITKQPT; encoded by the coding sequence TTGGCAATAGAACTTAGAATTTCATCACCGGGAAGAATCAATCTTATTGGTGAGCACGTAGATTACAATGATGGCTTTGTCCTACCTGCGGCAATCGATAAATGCATTTATTTTAAACTTAGGAAAAATGGTTCGGCCAACCGTTGTACCATCAAAAGCAAAGGCTTTGAAAGCATCCTGGTCGTAGATTTGGACCATCTTTCCCAAGGTACCGAGGGTTGGCATAACTATGTGCTGGGGGTACTCCATGAAATGGGCAAGCTTTCCAATGGCCTAAGAGGTTTCGACTGTACCATGGAAAGTAAAGTGCCCATTGGTTCCGGTGTAAGCTCATCTGCCGCCTTGGAATGCGGCCTGGCCTTCGGACTCAATGAACTGTTCGACCTAGGGTTGGACAAGTGGCAACTGATAAAGCTGGGCCAAAGGGCGGAACACAATTTCGTTGGCACCAAATGCGGTATCATGGATCAGTTTGCGTCCATAATGGGCAAAAAAAACCATGTAATGCTTTTGGACTGCAGGTCGTTGGATTTCGAATATATTCCTATCGATATCAATCCTTACCGTTTATTGTTGTTGAATACGAATGTTTCGCATAAACTCTCGACCGGGGAGTACAATGTAAGAAAACAGCAGTGTGAGGATGGATTGGAAGTGGTGGCGGAAAAATTTGGAATAGGGAAATCGTTCAGAAACGTCACCGAAAAAATGTTGGAGGACTGTCAAGAAGAACTTGGGGAAACACTGTTCAACAGATGTTCCTACATAGTTCAGGAGAACAAGAGGGTCTTACAGGCCGTGAATGCCCTGAGGAAAGGTAACCTTGTTAAAATGGGACTATTGATGTACGATACACACGAGGGATTGCGCAAAAAATTTGAGGTAAGTTGTCCCGAACTTGATTTTCTGGTGGATTTTTCAAAAACGAAAGAACAGGTTCTTGGGGCGAGAATGATGGGAGGTGGCTTTGGCGGATGCACCCTGAACATCATACATAAGAGTGCCGTTGATTCGTATGTGAAAGAAGCTTCAAAAGCCTATAAAAAAGCGTTCAATATTGAACTTTCCCATTTTATCACCCTCCCCAGTGAAGGAACATCGATCACAAAACAACCCACATGA
- a CDS encoding UDP-glucose--hexose-1-phosphate uridylyltransferase, with the protein MKLNLNEHPHKRYNILTGEWVLVSPHRTKRPWQGKQEKIADEKRPLYDKNCYLCPGNTRASGATNPPYTSVFSFVNDFSALLEDTPRDDFEDGLLRARGEMGICKVICFSPDHSLTLPKMEVSNIEKVIAVWQEEYRALGSNPDIKHVQIFENKGAMMGCSNPHPHGQIWAQSSIPLEVEKKSRQQRTYWEQNGRSLLKDYLDQEIKLNERIIAQNNDFLALVPFWAVWPYEVMIAPKKHLQDISRLSSRERRHFAAILKEVTIKYDNLFETSFPYSSGIHQAPTDTEEHQEWHFHMSFYPPLLRSATVKKFMVGYEMFANPQRDITAEQAADVLRKLSTTHYSLKCQE; encoded by the coding sequence ATGAAGCTTAACCTAAATGAACATCCGCATAAGCGGTACAATATCCTGACCGGGGAATGGGTGTTGGTCTCGCCCCATCGCACCAAAAGACCTTGGCAGGGAAAACAAGAAAAAATTGCCGATGAAAAAAGGCCTTTGTATGACAAAAATTGTTACCTCTGCCCGGGAAATACCAGGGCAAGTGGGGCTACAAATCCACCATATACGTCCGTATTTAGTTTTGTCAATGATTTCTCGGCTCTTCTGGAGGACACTCCAAGGGACGATTTTGAAGATGGGTTGCTAAGGGCAAGAGGGGAAATGGGCATATGCAAAGTGATCTGCTTTTCCCCGGATCATTCATTGACGCTTCCTAAAATGGAGGTTTCCAATATTGAAAAAGTTATTGCTGTTTGGCAGGAGGAATATCGGGCACTTGGGAGCAATCCAGATATCAAACATGTTCAGATATTTGAGAACAAAGGTGCAATGATGGGTTGTAGCAATCCCCATCCACATGGGCAAATATGGGCACAAAGTTCAATTCCCCTGGAAGTGGAAAAAAAATCAAGGCAGCAACGCACCTATTGGGAGCAAAATGGGAGAAGTTTGCTTAAGGATTATTTGGATCAGGAAATCAAGCTAAATGAACGTATCATTGCGCAGAACAACGATTTTTTGGCCTTGGTTCCTTTCTGGGCGGTATGGCCCTATGAAGTTATGATTGCCCCAAAAAAACACTTGCAGGACATTTCCCGACTCTCAAGTCGTGAAAGACGACACTTTGCAGCCATTTTAAAGGAAGTGACCATAAAATATGACAACCTATTCGAAACCTCGTTCCCTTATTCCTCCGGAATCCATCAGGCACCAACAGATACGGAAGAACACCAAGAATGGCACTTCCATATGTCCTTTTACCCTCCCTTACTGCGCTCTGCAACGGTCAAGAAGTTCATGGTGGGCTATGAAATGTTCGCCAACCCGCAACGGGACATAACAGCTGAGCAAGCAGCGGATGTCTTGAGAAAGCTATCAACTACACATTACAGTTTGAAATGCCAAGAATAA
- a CDS encoding family 43 glycosylhydrolase — translation MKTTKVLAIALISIQISCNEKKNIVKNENVQEATTRIEEEKTNLLKSHDQAIYLKSGWIRDPYIHLADDGYYYLTGTTPKKDDPREETEPYNTGLDAQNQELYGTPSIVGPDINVWRSKNLLDWEYVGAPFSLDKGYWAGRFSEKFDGPRTDWRLWAPELYKIDGKWVFVHTSPAPVKNGANLAITTGVEWNGDFIFPMETDMHSKHDPSLFLDDNGIWYLLWGNTKIAPIKPGFKGLASAPVRIDPKDRVIGHEGATLRKIGNKYVHFGTAWSTDKMRKGSYNLYYCIADTILGPYGPRRFVGRFLGHGTPFQDKEGRWWCTAFYNGDVPPVSDDGIQTRDLSGTAQTINKQGTTIVPLEVTIKNDGDVYIRAKDPNYANPGPDEAQDF, via the coding sequence ATGAAGACAACAAAGGTATTGGCCATAGCACTTATCAGTATCCAGATTTCCTGCAATGAAAAAAAGAACATAGTCAAAAATGAAAATGTTCAGGAGGCAACGACCCGCATTGAAGAGGAGAAAACCAACTTGTTAAAGTCACATGACCAAGCCATATATTTAAAAAGTGGATGGATTCGTGACCCTTATATCCATTTGGCCGATGATGGTTACTATTACCTTACGGGGACCACACCAAAGAAGGATGACCCCAGAGAGGAAACGGAGCCCTATAATACAGGGCTTGACGCCCAAAACCAAGAATTATATGGAACACCCAGTATTGTGGGGCCGGATATCAATGTATGGCGAAGTAAGAATCTGTTGGACTGGGAGTATGTTGGCGCACCATTTTCTTTGGACAAGGGCTATTGGGCAGGGAGGTTCTCAGAAAAATTTGATGGCCCAAGAACCGATTGGCGGCTTTGGGCGCCTGAATTATATAAGATTGATGGAAAATGGGTTTTTGTCCATACTTCACCGGCACCTGTTAAAAATGGCGCCAATTTGGCCATTACCACGGGGGTGGAGTGGAATGGCGATTTTATATTCCCAATGGAAACGGACATGCATTCAAAACACGATCCATCACTTTTTCTTGATGATAATGGTATTTGGTACTTACTGTGGGGAAATACCAAAATTGCTCCTATCAAACCCGGTTTCAAGGGCCTTGCCTCAGCACCTGTACGAATTGACCCCAAAGATCGGGTGATAGGTCATGAAGGCGCAACTTTACGTAAGATTGGAAATAAATATGTACACTTTGGTACTGCCTGGTCAACCGATAAGATGCGAAAAGGTTCCTATAATCTGTATTACTGTATTGCCGATACCATTTTGGGACCCTATGGCCCTCGACGTTTTGTGGGAAGGTTTCTAGGTCACGGTACTCCGTTTCAGGATAAGGAAGGTAGGTGGTGGTGTACTGCATTTTATAATGGGGATGTGCCACCGGTTTCAGACGATGGAATTCAGACCAGGGACCTTTCCGGAACAGCCCAAACCATAAACAAACAAGGTACGACCATTGTTCCGTTAGAGGTTACCATTAAAAATGATGGTGATGTATACATTAGGGCAAAAGACCCAAATTATGCCAATCCCGGGCCTGACGAAGCCCAGGATTTTTAA
- a CDS encoding sodium/sugar symporter, translated as MQHNFEFWDYLVFVAYALLILVIGLWVSRTKSGRQKTAEDYFLASKSLPWWAIGASLIAANISAEQFIGMSGSGFALGLGIASYEWMGAITLLIVGKYFLPIFIEKKLYTIPEFVEKRFSTNLKTILAIFWIGLYVFVNLTSVLYLGGLALETILGIDMIYAIIGLSLFAAAYSLYGGLSAVAWTDIIQVVFLVLGGLVTTYLALDTVSGGQGALSGLKTVFEAAPGHFDMILDKSNPEYINLPGIGVLVGGLWVANLYYFGFNQYIIQRTLAAKSLKESQKGILFAAFLKLVIPLVVVIPGIAAFVIINDPEMLHGLGAEGLMNIPSQGASDKAYPWLMQFLPTGLKGVAIAALAAAIVSSLASMLNSTSTIFTMDIYKQLINPNAGNKKTVGVGRLSAAIALIIAAAIAPLLGGIDQAFQFIQEYTGIVSPGILAVFILGLFWKRTTNRGAIIGVLASMPIALFFKVGPKGWMVGSTLEPIFPSLPWMDQMGLTFLITIIVIILASHLQNRGRDDAKGITYNRETFRTSPLFNVGAFVILIILTAVYALFW; from the coding sequence ATGCAACACAATTTTGAATTCTGGGACTACCTTGTTTTTGTAGCTTATGCACTGCTTATACTCGTTATTGGACTTTGGGTATCCAGAACCAAAAGTGGCAGGCAAAAAACAGCCGAAGATTATTTCCTCGCCAGCAAATCACTCCCTTGGTGGGCCATTGGTGCTTCGCTTATTGCCGCCAACATATCTGCCGAACAATTTATTGGAATGTCGGGTTCCGGCTTTGCCCTGGGCTTGGGAATTGCTTCGTATGAATGGATGGGGGCCATAACCCTTTTGATTGTGGGGAAATACTTTCTTCCCATATTCATAGAAAAGAAACTTTATACAATTCCTGAGTTTGTGGAAAAGCGATTTTCAACAAATTTAAAGACCATTTTGGCCATTTTTTGGATAGGTCTCTATGTGTTTGTGAACCTTACCTCGGTACTATACCTGGGAGGACTGGCCTTGGAGACCATCTTGGGAATAGATATGATATACGCCATAATCGGCCTTTCACTGTTCGCAGCGGCATATTCGCTCTATGGTGGATTATCAGCGGTGGCATGGACGGACATCATTCAAGTTGTTTTCCTGGTTTTGGGTGGTTTGGTCACCACGTATCTGGCGCTGGACACAGTCTCTGGCGGCCAGGGGGCCTTAAGTGGGTTAAAAACGGTCTTCGAAGCCGCGCCAGGGCATTTTGATATGATTCTGGATAAGAGTAACCCTGAATACATCAACCTACCCGGTATTGGGGTCCTGGTAGGTGGATTATGGGTGGCCAACCTCTATTACTTTGGGTTTAACCAATACATTATTCAACGGACCCTTGCGGCCAAATCCCTTAAGGAATCCCAAAAAGGGATATTGTTTGCCGCCTTTTTGAAACTGGTCATCCCATTGGTGGTGGTCATACCGGGCATTGCCGCCTTTGTGATAATCAACGACCCTGAGATGTTGCATGGCCTTGGAGCGGAAGGTTTAATGAACATTCCATCCCAGGGAGCTTCCGATAAAGCATATCCGTGGTTGATGCAATTTTTACCAACCGGACTAAAGGGGGTGGCCATAGCTGCTTTGGCGGCTGCCATTGTGTCCTCTTTGGCATCCATGCTGAACTCCACTTCCACAATTTTTACAATGGATATATACAAACAACTCATCAATCCAAACGCAGGCAACAAAAAAACAGTGGGTGTTGGGCGCTTGTCCGCGGCAATTGCCTTGATCATTGCCGCGGCAATAGCTCCCTTATTGGGTGGAATAGATCAGGCTTTCCAATTTATACAGGAATATACCGGAATTGTAAGCCCCGGGATTTTGGCCGTCTTCATATTGGGGCTCTTCTGGAAAAGGACAACCAACAGAGGTGCAATTATTGGTGTGTTGGCCTCCATGCCCATTGCCTTGTTCTTTAAGGTAGGGCCTAAAGGGTGGATGGTTGGAAGTACTTTGGAACCAATATTCCCATCATTGCCATGGATGGATCAAATGGGATTGACTTTTTTAATAACCATCATCGTAATCATATTGGCAAGCCATCTCCAAAACCGTGGTAGGGATGACGCCAAAGGTATTACGTACAACAGGGAAACTTTCAGAACCAGTCCGCTGTTCAATGTTGGGGCATTTGTCATTTTAATCATACTCACAGCAGTGTATGCCCTCTTCTGGTAG